One window of Microcoleus vaginatus PCC 9802 genomic DNA carries:
- a CDS encoding DUF262 domain-containing protein, protein MRSKLEITEQHKKVDAAEAEIRDKQQLVNYDTKEYPVEILVQKYMAGKDDDTNELFIPDYQREMAWDEATQSRFIESIILGVPIPYIFVAEIHEDEDEPRLAIIDGTQRIRTLSRFINNELTLTELKKIQSLNGFKFSDLPLARQRRFNRTTLRMIQLTESANEEVRRDIFERINTGSVELNEMEKRRGILPGQFLDLIEELSKHDKFRKLCAFSESAIRSREPQEFVLRFFAFLNNYEKFNSKINIFLDEYLKQVNAEPKFDREKMRAEFESMLNFVEKYFPQGFRQGKNGARTTTRIKFESLAVGVALALRKNSNLEPKSTELLNSQQFKDLTKSDASSSKNKVVSRIEYVRDRLLG, encoded by the coding sequence ATGCGATCGAAACTAGAAATTACCGAGCAACACAAAAAGGTTGATGCTGCTGAAGCCGAAATCCGCGACAAGCAGCAGCTAGTTAACTACGATACCAAAGAGTATCCAGTCGAAATACTCGTTCAAAAATATATGGCAGGAAAGGATGATGATACCAATGAGTTGTTCATCCCCGACTACCAACGTGAAATGGCTTGGGATGAAGCAACGCAGTCAAGGTTTATTGAGTCTATAATTTTGGGTGTACCAATACCTTATATTTTTGTTGCGGAAATCCATGAGGACGAAGATGAACCCCGTTTAGCAATAATAGATGGTACACAACGCATTCGGACTCTAAGTAGATTTATCAATAACGAATTAACCTTGACCGAATTAAAGAAAATACAGAGTTTAAATGGATTTAAATTTTCTGATTTGCCCCTAGCCCGTCAGAGGCGCTTCAACCGCACTACACTTCGGATGATTCAACTAACTGAAAGTGCAAATGAGGAAGTGCGAAGAGATATATTTGAACGCATTAATACAGGTAGCGTCGAGCTAAATGAGATGGAAAAGCGCAGAGGCATACTGCCCGGCCAGTTTCTTGATCTGATTGAGGAACTATCGAAACATGATAAGTTCCGCAAATTATGCGCTTTTTCTGAGTCTGCTATTCGCAGCCGCGAACCGCAAGAATTTGTGTTGCGTTTTTTTGCCTTTTTAAATAACTATGAGAAGTTTAATAGTAAGATAAACATATTCCTTGATGAGTATTTGAAGCAAGTAAATGCAGAGCCGAAATTCGATCGCGAAAAAATGCGGGCAGAATTCGAGTCAATGCTAAATTTTGTAGAAAAATATTTTCCTCAAGGATTTCGCCAAGGTAAAAATGGCGCGAGAACAACAACTCGGATTAAATTCGAGTCTCTGGCTGTCGGTGTTGCTCTTGCTTTGAGAAAAAACAGCAATCTTGAGCCAAAGTCAACAGAATTGCTCAATTCACAACAATTTAAGGATCTCACAAAATCTGATGCTAGCAGTTCTAAAAATAAAGTAGTTTCACGCATTGAGTATGTCCGCGACCGACTGCTAGGCTAA